The Aeoliella mucimassa genome includes the window GAGCCTTCGTCGATCACCTGGTCGTCGACTACGCTCAGCGTGGGAGCGACGTTTGCGACCGCAACTTTGAAGTGACCCGTGTCGCTGCGGCCATCGCCATCGCTCACGGTTACCGTGACCGTGTAGTTTCCATTGTCGGCGTAGGTGTGTGTGCCATCGAGCGAAGCGAGCGTCGGGGTGCCGAGGGGGCCGAGCTGATCGATGGTCGCGATGCCGGAGTCGATCGAGGTGCCATCGCCCCAGTCGATAGTGTAGGTGAGCTGATCACCGCGGTCTGGCAAGTAAACCAGGTCGCTTACTTCGCCGAGGTTGGTGATGGTAAACGTTTGCCCTTCGTCGACCGATTGATTGCCGACGACCGTGAGCACCGGGTCGGCGTCGATCACTTGCACGTCGAACGTGCCTTGAGCGGTGCCGCCGTCGTCGTCGGTAACGGTCAGCGTGACTGTGTAGGTGCCATCGACCTCGTAGGTGTGCGTGCCATCGAGCGAAGCGAGCGTCAGGGTGCCGGGCGAGCCGATTTGGTCGATGGTTGCAGTGCCGATGTCGGCCGCAGTGCCATCGCCCCAGTCGATGCTGTAGCTAAAGGTCTCGTCGGTTCCGTTGGCCAGGTTCTGGAAGCCTTGGTCGACGATCGAACCAAGGTTGTCGATCGAAAGCTCTACGCCTTCATACGCGGTTTGATCGCCGACGACGCCGAGCGTTGGCTTCACGTTGTTCACGGTGACTTCGAGCGTAGCGACGCCGCTGACGCCGCCATCGTCGTCGGTCACGGTGAGTGAAACCGTGTAGGTGCCGTTGTCGGCATAGATGTGCACCCCGCTAAACGAGGCTTCCGTCACGTGACCAGGCGAGCCGATTTGATCGAGCGTTGCATGGCCGGTGTTGGGGGTGGTTGAGTCGCCCCAATCGATGCTGTAGGTGAATGTTTCGTTGGTGCCAGTCGCAACGCTGCGGAAACCGGGATCGATGATCGAACCAATGTCGCCAAATACCAGCAGGCCACCTTCGTCGACCGTGACGTTGCCCGCAGGCGTCACCGTGGGGGCGATGTTGACCACGCTCAGGTTCGTCGCGCTGCTGAAGTGCTCGCCGTAGCTGTCGGTGATCTGCAGAGAGATGCTGTAGTCGCCATTGTCGGCCGGGGTGAACTCGAACAGGCTGCTGTTACTGGTTTCGATCACTACCGCGTCGACGGTCACGGTCCAGTCGAACTGCGGATTGGCGATCTCGCCGGCGTCGACCGATACGGTGACCGTGTCCCCTTCGGCCGTGGGGGTGGGGGTAACCAGAATCGCGGGTCCGCTCGCGTCGAGCACCCGACGTTGTTCGAGCGCCCGTACTTCCAGGTCAGCAGACTCTCGGCGCACACCCTCGCGCGACGTAGCACTCCGTCGATCAAACCAAGGGCGGCGTCTCATCACAGCGATTGCTTTCTCAAAGAACGAACAGTCTCAGACAACTTGCTAGCATTCGTAACTGCAAGCCCAGGCATGCATCGGGGGTGGGCTCCGCCGGGTGGGCGGTTAAATTGGGCAGGCAGCGACAAGGTGGGTAGGTAGGTACCGACCTCCATTATCACGAGCGATGGCTTCGACTGCAAACTTTTGGTGCCCGAGTTTCTCGTAAAAAATCGACCGAAAAAATGCTTGACGTAGCCGCTCGGGCTATTCCACGCCTCGCGAACCACGCTCGGCTAGCTAAAGTTCGCCAGCCCGCTCGGTCGATGCTGACAACACCGGTGCATCCGTACCGGGCGGTTCGTCGCGCGCTTGGGGGGAAGAGCGATGCAAGCTCAAAGGCTGTGGTTCGTTGCAATCTTGGTATGCCTGGCAGCGGTCGCCGATGCGCAGTCGCTGGAGATGCTCCAGTCCGAGGTGGTTTCGCCGATGGCGGCCGAGGCGGTGGAAAAGCCAGCAGCGAGCCGGGCAATTTATGGCAAGCCGATCGGCACGCTCGGCATCGATATCTCGTTGCCTGACGGAGAATTGCCACCCGACGAAGCTGCTGCCTTAGAAAACAATCTTGTGCTGGTCGGCAACGTTCCGCGGCCCTGGCCGACCCAGGTTTACCGCTGGCAGGCCGCGGCGACGCGTCATAATCCGCTGTATTTCGAGGAAATCAACGCCGAGCGGTACGGCTACGGTTGCCATTGGACCTTGCAGCCAGCGGTGTCGACCGCCCACTTCTTTGGCACGCTTCCCGCGTTGCCCTATTTAATGGCAGCTAACTGTCCAGGCGAGTGCCAGTACACGCTCGGGCACTATCGCCCTGGTAGCTGTGCCCCCCGCCGGCGGCACTGGTGGCCGTGCGATCCCTGGGGAGCCGCCAGCGAGGCCGGCAACCTGGCTTGGATGATCCTTGTGCTTCCCTAGTGAATTCGGGGAGCGTTGGTGTTACACTCCGGAGCTTGCTGACATCCGACAGCAGGTCTAGAGCCCCGTAGACGTGCGGCAAACACTTGGGTATTTAAATAATTAGCCTGCGAAATACATTACCTGAATAGTGACTTTCCCCAGTCAGCTGGTTACAATACATCCTTCGAGAGAGAGTGGACCTCCAGGCGGTCGCCTCTATTTTGCGACCTGGTTATGAAGATCGAATTGCTCCGGCAATACCTGGACGAGCCCACGATGGCCAAGCCGTGGCTCGACGAGGCTTTGCGGCTACGCCAAACAAACACCGGCCACGGCAATTTGCGCCGCATGGCCGAGTCTGGCGTTACGCTCGATCTGCTTGCTGACCTCTGCCAGCAATTTTCCGACGTGGCTCCCAATCTGGCCGACGCCGACATGGCGTGGAACAACCTCGAGCGGTTCATCGTCGCTTCCCGCAATCCGATGGCCACCTGTGCGTTGTTCGAACGCGACCGCGAGGCGTTGCCGCGATTGCTTACGATGTTCAGCACCAGCCAGTACTTGAGCGATTTGCTGATCGTCGATAGCGGTGCGTACGACCTGCTACGCATGACCGAGGGACAGCCGGTCGCCCGCGAGGTGCTGGTCGAAGAGCTGGTCGGCGAGATCCTCTCCGTCGAGCAACCCACGGAAGCCATGCGTATTCTGCGGACGTTCAAACGCCGCGAGACACTTCGAATCGCCTATGGCGACATTGTTCGCGAACAACCGATTCCGACCATCGCCCGCCAGATTTCGTTCGTGGCCGACGCCGCGGTGGAAGCCGCCCAGCGATTCGCCCGCCGGGCGCTTGAGGAGCGGATGGGGGTGCCGATGTTCCAAGGCCGCCCGGCCGGGTTCGTGGTGCTCGCCCTCGGCAAGCTTGGCGGCCTTGAGCTGAATTACTCGAGCGACATCGACCTGATCCTTATTAGCGAAGGGGATGGCAACACCGACGGGCGTCGCCAAGTGACCAACCAGGAGTTCTTCGAACGCCTGACCCGCGACATGGTGAAACTGCTCACCGAACCAACCGACCTCGGCACCACCTATCGTGTCGACCTGCGGCTGCGGCCCGAAGGCTCGCGCGGCACCGCCTGCATCACGTACGATCGCGCCCGGGCGTACTACGATATTAAAGGACGCACCTGGGAACGGCAGGCCATGATCAAGGCCCGCCCGATCGCTGGCGACATCGAGCTCGGCAAGCGTTTGCTTTCGGAACTCGAGCCCTGGATCTACCATCGCTACCTGAGTTTGGCCGACATCACTGGCATCAAAACCCTGAAGCGGCAGATCGAAACTCGTACGCGTCAGCATGGCACGCACGAAATTGATGTTAAAACCGGCGTCGGCGGTATCCGCGACATCGAGTTTGCCATTCAGTTCCTGCAAATGCTCAACGGCGGCACCTTGCCCGAAGTCCGCACCGGCAACACCCTCGAAGGCATTGCCAATCTCGAGGAAGCGAAGTGCCTGCGAATTCAGGAACGCACGCTGCTCGAAGAGAACTACTGCTTGCTGCGAAAGCTCGAACACCGCCTGCAGATTCTTTACGATCTGCAAACGCACACGCTGCCGGAGAATCCCGACGAACTACGGAAGCTGGCCATTCGCATGGGCTATCGCCCGTCGCTCGAGCGGTCGGCCTTGGCCGCGTTCGAGGAGGACTTCCGCGAGCGCAAAGAGATCAACCGTAAGATCCTGAACCATTTGCTGCACGACGCCTTTGGCGAAGATGCTCATCTGGAGCCTGAGATCGACCTGGTGAATAATCCGGCCCCGCTGCCGGAGGAGATCGACGCGGTGCTCGGCAAGTACAAGTTCCAGGATACGCAGGGGGCTTATCGCAACCTGATGGCCCTGGCGACCGAGAAGATTCGCTTCCTGTCGA containing:
- the glnE gene encoding bifunctional [glutamate--ammonia ligase]-adenylyl-L-tyrosine phosphorylase/[glutamate--ammonia-ligase] adenylyltransferase encodes the protein MKIELLRQYLDEPTMAKPWLDEALRLRQTNTGHGNLRRMAESGVTLDLLADLCQQFSDVAPNLADADMAWNNLERFIVASRNPMATCALFERDREALPRLLTMFSTSQYLSDLLIVDSGAYDLLRMTEGQPVAREVLVEELVGEILSVEQPTEAMRILRTFKRRETLRIAYGDIVREQPIPTIARQISFVADAAVEAAQRFARRALEERMGVPMFQGRPAGFVVLALGKLGGLELNYSSDIDLILISEGDGNTDGRRQVTNQEFFERLTRDMVKLLTEPTDLGTTYRVDLRLRPEGSRGTACITYDRARAYYDIKGRTWERQAMIKARPIAGDIELGKRLLSELEPWIYHRYLSLADITGIKTLKRQIETRTRQHGTHEIDVKTGVGGIRDIEFAIQFLQMLNGGTLPEVRTGNTLEGIANLEEAKCLRIQERTLLEENYCLLRKLEHRLQILYDLQTHTLPENPDELRKLAIRMGYRPSLERSALAAFEEDFRERKEINRKILNHLLHDAFGEDAHLEPEIDLVNNPAPLPEEIDAVLGKYKFQDTQGAYRNLMALATEKIRFLSTRRCRHFLASIAPKLLQAIAATPDPDATLVNLSQVSDSLGGKAALWELFRSNRPSLDLYVKLCAACPYLSSILTSNPGMIDELMDSLLVDSLPTPEMLEATLAELTRGAEDVDPILHSFKHAQHLRVGVRDILNKDHVENTQAALSDVAEVCLRNIADREAEKLCSKFGTPTIPSFANDTEVSDELRERFANREGEECGLVILALGKLGGHEPNYHSDLDVVFLYEAEGRTFHTARSGEKISSSATTSNNHYFSDLGQRIITHASRIGPFGRLYEVDARLRPTGKSGSLAVPIDGFLKYFESGSADLWERQALCKARVIYGTPVASAYAMRAVHQAAFGKPWTAENTDKIREMRSRMEETATPRNLKRGRGGTVDTEFLVQMLQLKHGGDDASIRVPGTLQALTALEQQGYLAADDAEFFRESYRFQRSVEARIRLMNSTGRHEIPSDEHDLAKLAYLLDYADLNALQQRVAEMFDATRERFEKLFAAERG